A DNA window from Choristoneura fumiferana chromosome 2, NRCan_CFum_1, whole genome shotgun sequence contains the following coding sequences:
- the LOC141445664 gene encoding uncharacterized protein isoform X6, with the protein MRASVWCALALTLLAATGALRPTQAERTARISRRPPLTASTEERPATVEDASTPRTRGSRRREEPVRHVARSRTRTRPAEVDTNEPEAKSANGNNERFDSRRSYSRTRNRTVADLDSPKANVIRSRTRFSRPAPTPSTITTQVPEVSSPIIDERKIEVINSTLDEISKMVFKEESGAPVPKAPAEFPRRNSAARKRGRVTARANERSDLASSGTTNSISISEKGPTTDKMIDLRNSRKLRYKQRLSETDTNLTGLGITSSNQVIQSSQKGSSPSQETLPSAPSAAIVENLQQSTESNLLKTTTLKVMRIVRRPVQRGKGNFKPSPSEILPKKRSDEVSEDDNYPEPFKALLQAKNASTQASSPASESLSVKASQKVYKTYTPTQQSTFTSPGRNKYTRLRSKLNADEESKKEDKPEESTAAPRVSSTRQPEHKYRSSYTTRNRKFSTQSTSTTAANTIDQNTEKPVHKFNRKLKLTTESPVNEPKVNIKRMETNNLLKRTLNRTPYSRRNVSKSDVAPPTNDSNLNIGSALESIAKHKASLPRTSYYSRQRNSKISAPSTEEPFKESNSVADSADRKNEDNADMPLIFTLLKPTDTPQNDTVENENQTDKALNTFVIAVTSKESQETSTENEMTSNAVDDSGAKPIVDIYPTPKYHATYTVPQSTIGEERKIENPVSTLPINNIQTRKFGRAKTNLRSQSNEVPNDLPTRDRGSGKFTDAYSKPTEASTNGIIPDMEKNTNKHRFSSKYRAAYLEKPIYRATVPTVTPSTIEGEDFQIGPDMNAISFTQTRSPAELLKLSESLVKPSHVMKVEASQHSQSVTVSIFDALAEILTSTPRNRLSSTTEVNKKQNINTDLIQALNGVSNNINVNSRVLPSQDTLSLNVNLNTNTNVQNTDLTPNVNNPLVAAGAPPTLTTPQASPTPPPTTPVSARRPFAFKVLYSEPTDKLTTAPEPTSNQPTTDNPTMVYNTVSDLLLSNNNVVSSELTSMLSSNINNILRNMDNRTKSRLSADMAKILKSVIPRAIDGLDDNADSIPNTTPYSLDEIKDTENVNFDVNFNTNNSVSLNLSQDKFLASNVNITLGAVNATVAQSDSPTPVNISSLSQESQTTLANLDKMNLSTEATILQSTNAKLATSFDTIDNDSIVVDSDINNGIIPNNPIVPIPFFTNSQINDFVDTDTGNANNMSDLKIQPITFSTVPATTSRIDDDSNIQEINDVTPLQLWILSKKAKVLKMIEDLLREHNDELANATALTQMFGQTNNSPISARLTEIMSTMNTTTGTTDTTNDSILSTTPFLPSPFSDPSSNNSSDILNTSGTSSEVSVTSTESLPTVSTRLTEISTSTFSTSSNAESATDPLSTTEAAVELSNRSLDESTEPTTAGVTSTQSTETVTTTDIATTTQADEEVSTQNNMETTTEVDLETTTATNEQTNNASASGNQSNINNQSTIPKKDYVIFGILPNNTVVRKNPNDDILESLTEISSSALNLKDSSSGVTVANKPPAEQSTASHVLSLRTTTMLPSVDEILLNSLSSAAKEEMVISSRTSSTRQPTILTLDIDPETKQIRTEKPGEGNDNAVFKFIPIDEVTVRSQNSNVLKLASSKSPTTTEASQTIGVTEPITESNTQTPQIPTLIPTDDDPTTTVQAPAGTTIDTSSESITMTSMLTTASTEAISTPVTVTETPTTLVTTTMAPTTTTPTTTTITPTTTTTTPLPVTTTTEATTSTTPAATTTVTTTTEAATTTTTTTTAAPTSIAETETIPTSTVAATATVAITKEEAKRYQDDAALLQAFLNGTERIPKKLNSNSLDQSTGTPSINTKTTLAMTTVQNDEDKFLQELLSIAGKNPHALTIPNIGGNIKLNNRVQTTTVRSIEDDIRQFEEDTKLLKALLQATGQNPANFNIPSLDIKTTTVPSTTETATTPKPQTTTPSVQPDAKQLQLQENAKLLQVLLQATGQSNSNLPIPVISGITSNVRIASNPYTTSLGSNPTTPINVRPVYTTLNTSPVPIPTTISTSTITVPTTFQTRNTESTTIRISTTFPPFNQRRRQSTTTAVPSESTTVLTARRVPASQFTVTTEIPTSSTFSVEEDLAFLNNLKSVLNTNTNTADPEAALANRIIALAVEKSLSEIKSGKSTERTGKNIIPTTTPRTTTTTTTTTTTTTPRPTTNVPSTPSIEDDIRQFQEDTKLLQALLKATGQDPSKLNLPTLPNVNSNVSPKLPPNVNNDLNLLSNLLASPSPLNEPFDSLTQRPKVTTTRPFGAKIAVKDDLKNTQDDEKLLQTLIQLQGAQETTTLRSKIAITGQSSDEALKKLIQQAKPTGMVQEATKMPIAISTEYGKSNDALLAALLKEQGFGPTTASSLDEQLRLAALLNQVVVTPKARRTTTPPPPPAPRRPILDGLAWLWQTWRETGSGTGAKRPNRRPDPAPTASVSASQATSNRVNWFGSGPFVGNADTQPTSNRIPLEPPRAVTSEQTPGRGQLVSAAINVTRAFSQFLGAAIQGAAQTVQNVIRAGQRAATDVYTNGSGASG; encoded by the exons GCTGAAAGGACGGCGCGGATAAGTAGAAGACCGCCATTAACTGCGTCAACAGAAGAAAGACCTGCCACAGTAGAGGATGCATCGACCCCTAGAACAAGGGGATCAAGGAGAAGAGAAGAGCCCGTACGGCATGTGGCACGGTCCAGGACGAGAACCAGGCCTGCAGAAGTAGATACCAATGAACCTGAAGCTAAATCAGCGAATGGGAACAACGAACGATTCGATTCACGAAGGTCGTACAGTCGAACCCGTAACAGGACTGTGGCTGATCTAGATAGCCCTAAAGCTAATGTGATAAGAAGCAGGACGCGGTTCAGCAGACCAGCACCAACACCGTCCACGATAACAACTCAAGTACCAGAGGTCAGTTCTCCGATAATTGATGAAAGAAAAATTGAAGTCATCAACTCAACATTAGATGAAATCTCAAAAATGGTTTTCAAAGAAGAATCGGGTGCACCAGTTCCTAAAGCTCCCGCAGAATTTCCACGCAGAAACTCCGCTGCAAGAAAACGTGGACGCGTTACTGCAAGAGCAAACGAAAGATCAGATCTCGCTAGCTCAGGAACAACTAATTCCATTTCTATTTCTGAAAAAGGTCCAACAACAGATAAAATGATAGATTTAAGAAATTCTCGAAAACTAAGGTACAAACAGCGTTTATCTGAAACTGATACAAATTTAACGGGTCTTGGGATCACATCTTCCAACCAAGTCATACAATCTAGTCAAAAAGGAAGCTCTCCTAGTCAAGAGACTCTTCCATCTGCTCCATCTGCGGCCATCGTGGAAAATCTCCAACAAAGTACTGAATCTAATCTATTGAAAACTACAACTTTGAAAGTTATGAGGATAGTTAGACGTCCCGTACAGAGAGGAAAGGGAAATTTTAAACCATCTCCATCTGAAATTCTTCCAAAAAAACGCTCGGACGAAGTAAGCGAAGATGATAACTATCCTGAACCTTTCAAAGCCTTATTGCAAGCTAAAAATGCTTCG ACACAAGCTAGCTCTCCAGCCAGTGAGAGTTTGTCAGTGAAAGCATCCCAAAAAGTTTACAAAACTTACACACCAACACAACAGTCAACATTTACTAGCCCTGGTAGAAACAAGTACACGCGG CTGCGCTCAAAATTAAACGCAGATGAAGAATCAAAGAAAGAAGACAAACCTGAGGAGAGTACAGCAGCTCCGAGGGTATCTTCCACTAGGCAACCAGAGCACAAGTACCGGTCATCATATACAACAAGAAACCGAAAATTTAGTACACAATCTACGTCCACAACAGCTGCTAATACAATTGATCAGAACACTGAGAAACCAGTTCACAAATTTAATAGAAAACTAAAGTTGACTACAGAATCCCCTGTAAATGAACCTAAAGTAAACATTAAACGTATGGAAACTAATAATTTGTTGAAAAGGACTTTGAACAGAACTCCTTATTCGAGAAGAAATGTAAGTAAAAGTGACGTAGCGCCTCCAACTAATGACAGTAATCTCAACATCGGAAGTGCGCTTGAAAGTATTGCTAAACATAAAGCTTCATTGCCTAGAACATCATATTACTCTCGGCAAAGAAATAGTAAAATAAGTGCACCTTCAACTGAGGAACCTTTCAAAGAAAGCAATAGTGTCGCTGACTCGGCAGATAGAAAAAATGAAGACAACGCAGATATGcctttaatatttacattattgaAACCTACTGATACTCCACAAAATGATACCGTAGAAAATGAAAATCAAACAGATAAAGCGCTTAACACGTTTGTCATAGCTGTTACTAGTAAAGAGTCTCAAGAAACTAGTACTGAAAATGAAATGACGTCTAATGCAGTCGACGACAGCGGAGCAAAACCTATTGTTGACATTTACCCTACACCTAAATATCACGCTACTTACACCGTGCCTCAATCAACAATTGGGGAAGAAAGGAAAATTGAAAATCCGGTTTCTACGTTaccaataaataatatacaaactAGAAAGTTTGGAAGAGCAAAAACAAATCTTAGAAGTCAGAGCAATGAAGTTCCAAATGATTTGCCAACGAGAGACAGAGGTTCCGGAAAATTTACTGATGCTTACTCAAAACCTACAGAAGCTTCTACTAACGGG ATAATTCCAGatatggaaaaaaatacaaacaaacatagattTAGCTCTAAATATCGAGCTGCATATTTAGAAAAACCAATTTACAGAGCAACTGTACCAACAGTAACGCCATCAACT ATAGAGGGAGAAGACTTTCAAATAGGGCCAGACATGAATGCTATATCGTTTACTCAGACACGAAGTCCGGctgaattattaaaattgtcaGAGAGTCTGGTCAAACCATCACACGTCATGAAAGTTGAGGCATCACAACACTCGCAGTCAGTTACTGTATCAATATTTGATGCTTTAGCTGAAATTCTTACTTCCACACCTAGAAACAGATTATCATCAACAACAgaagtaaacaaaaaacaaaacattaatacTGATCTAATACAAGCACTCAACGGCGTGAGTAACAACATTAATGTAAATAGCAGAGTTTTGCCAAGCCAAGACACGTTGTCGTTGAATGTTAATTTAAACACAAATACTAATGTACAAAACACTGATCTGACACCAAATGTGAATAACCCGTTGGTTGCGGCTGGCGCTCCGCCGACGCTGACGACGCCTCAGGCATCACCCACACCCCCTCCTACTACTCCCGTCTCTGCAAGGAGACCTTTTGCCTTTAAAGTCTTGTATTCAGAGCCAACAGACAAACTTACGACTGCACCCGAACCCACATCAAACCAGCCAACGACTGACAACCCAACAATGGTATATAACACTGTTTCTGATCTTTTGTTGTCCAATAACAATGTAGTGTCATCTGAACTAACCAGCATGTTGTCAAGTAATATTAACAATATACTACGGAATATGGACAATAGGACTAAATCTAGGTTGTCTGCAGACATggctaaaatattaaaatctgtGATCCCTAGAGCTATTGACGGTTTAGATGATAATGCCGATTCCATACCAAATACCACACCATATAGCTTGGATGAGATTAAAGACACAGAAAATGTAAACTTTGATGTAAATTTCAACACAAATAACTCTGTGTCTTTAAATCTCTCTCAAGATAAGTTCCTTGCTAGCAATGTAAATATCACACTGGGTGCTGTAAATGCAACAGTTGCACAGTCTGATTCCCCAACACCcgtaaatatttcaagtttgTCACAAGAAAGTCAAACGACATTAGCTAATTTGGATAAAATGAATTTGTCAACTGAAGCAACAATTTTACAGTCTACTAATGCCAAATTAGCTACGTCGTTTGATACTATTGATAACGATAGCATTGTTGTAGATAGCGATATTAACAATGGAATCATACCCAATAACCCAATTGTTCCAATCCCATTTTTCACAAACTcccaaataaatgattttgttgACACGGATACAGGTAACGCAAACAACATGTCCGACTTGAAAATTCAACCTATAACTTTTAGTACAGTACCCGCGACAACATCTCGAATTGACGATGATTCCAACATTCAGGAAATCAATGACGTTACACCTCTTCAACTATGGATATTGTCGAAAAAAGCTAAGGTTTTAAAAATGATCGAAGACTTATTACGTGAGCACAATGATGAACTGGCTAATGCGACTGCACTGACTCAGATGTTTGGACAAACAAATAACTCTCCAATATCGGCACGACTGACTGAAATTATGAGTACTATGAACACGACGACTGGTACTACTGACACAACGAACGATTCTATTCTATCAACTACACCTTTTCTTCCTTCACCTTTTTCTGATCCATCCTCAAACAATTCTTCTGATATCCTCAATACAAGTGGTACGTCGTCAGAAGTATCTGTTACTAGTACTGAATCGCTCCCAACAGTATCAACTCGTTTGACCGAGATAAGTACGAGTACATTTTCTACATCAAGCAATGCAGAGAGTGCTACGGACCCATTATCAACAACAGAAGCAGCTGTTGAATTGTCTAATAGGTCATTAGACGAGTCTACAGAGCCAACAACTGCTGGAGTGACAAGTACTCAAAGCACTGAAACAGTAACAACTACAGATATTGCAACCACAACACAAGCAGACGAAGAAGTATCTACTCAAAATAACATGGAAACGACCACTGAGGTAGACCTAGAAACAACAACAGCTACTAATGAACAGACAAACAATGCTTCAGCATCTGGTAATCAATCTAACATAAATAATCAATCAACAATTCCGAAAAAAGATTATGTTATATTCGGCATACTGCCTAACAATACGGTGGTACGTAAAAATCCTAACGACGACATACTGGAATCATTAACTGAG ATATCGTCATCGGCACTTAACTTAAAAGATAGCAGTAGCGGTGTAACTGTGGCAAATAAGCCGCCTGCTGAGCAAAGCACAGCCTCGCATGTTTTAAGTTTACGCACAACTACAATGCTACCCTCTGTCGATGAGATACTGCTTAATAGTTTATCTTCAGCTGCTAAAGAGGAGATGGTTATATCGTCCAGGACGAGCTCAACTCGTCAGCCAACAATATTAACACTGGATATTGATCCGGAG ACAAAGCAAATTCGCACTGAAAAACCTGGTGAAGGAAACGACAACGCAGTTTTCAAATTTATACCAATTGACGAAGTGACTGTTCGATCTCAAAACTCGAATGTATTAAAATTAGCTTCCAGCAAATCACCTACAACAACTGAAGCAAGTCAAACTATAGGTGTAACGGAACCAATTACCGAATCTAATACACAAACACCACAAATTCCAACATTGATACCGACTGATGATGATCCGACAACCACTGTTCAAGCACCTGCAGGAACAACCATAGATACCAGCTCAGAATCCATAACAATGACAAGCATGCTGACAACAGCCTCTACTGAAGCTATTTCTACTCCAGTAACTGTCACTGAAACGCCGACCACCTTGGTAACTACTACTATGGCTCCGACTACTACAACTCCAACAACAACTACTATAActccaacaacaacaactacaaCTCCACTTCCAGTGACAACTACTACCGAAGCAACAACATCTACTACGCCAGCTGCAACGACTACTGTAACTACTACTACAGAAGCAGCAACAACCACTACCACTACGACTACAGCAGCACCAACAAGTATAGCTGAAACTGAAACCATACCGACCTCAACAGTTGCCGCTACTGCTACCGTTGCAATAACTAAAGAAGAGGCTAAGAGATATCAAGACGATGCTGCTTTACTACAAGCATTCTTAAATGGGACAGAACGTATACCTAAGAAATTAAATTCTAACAGTTTAGATCAAAGCACTGGAACTCCTTCAATTAATACAAAGACCACTCTTGCAATGACAACAGTACAAAATGATGAAGACAAATTCTTGCAAGAGCTCCTGTCTATTGCTGGAAAAAATCCTCATGCTTTGACAATACCAAACATTGGAggcaacataaaattaaataacagagTTCAGACTACAACCGTTCGTTCAATAGAAGATGATATAAGGCAGTTTGAGGAAGACACTAAATTATTAAAAGCATTACTACAAGCCACGGGTCAAAATCCAGCCAATTTTAACATACCATCTTTAGACATTAAAACAACAACAGTGCCATCTACAACAGAAACTGCTACAACACCCAAACCACAGACAACAACACCATCCGTACAACCAGATGCAAAACAATTGCAACTCCAAGAGAATGCTAAACTTTTACAAGTGTTACTTCAGGCTACCGGTCAAAGCAACTCAAACCTTCCCATTCCTGTTATATCAGGAATAACATCAAACGTAAGAATAGCATCTAACCCTTACACTACATCGCTTGGGTCAAATCCAACTACTCCAATAAACGTACGGCCTGTATACACGACATTAAACACATCGCCCGTGCCTATACCAACAACGATTTCAACTAGTACTATCACTGTGCCTACTACGTTTCAGACCCGCAATACTGAGTCTACGACGATTAGGATATCTACTACATTCCCGCCTTTTAATCAGAGAAGAAGGCAATCAACCACAACAGCTGTACCCTCAGAGTCCACAACTGTACTAACTGCGCGAAGGGTGCCAGCATCTCAATTCACAGTTACAACCGAGATTCCTACGTCATCAACGTTCTCTGTTGAGGAGGACTTGGCTTTCCTGAACAACTTG AAATCGGTTCTCAATACTAATACAAATACTGCGGATCCTGAAGCAGCACTGGCAAACCGAATCATAGCTCTTGCAGTAGAGAAAAGTTTGAGTGAAATAAAATCGGGAAAATCTACTGAACGTAccggaaaaaatattattcccacGACCACTCCtagaacaacaacaacaacgacgacgacgacgacaaCGACAACACCTCGTCCAACAACAAATGTTCCAAGTACACCTTCAATTGAAGATGATATAAGACAATTTCAAGAAGATACTAAGCTACTACAGGCTTTATTAAAAGCCACAGGGCAAGATCCATCTAAGTTAAATTTACCAACTCTTCCAAACGTGAACTCTAACGTGAGTCCTAAACTACCACCAAACGTTAACAACGACTTAAATCTTCTATCAAACCTTCTCGCTTCACCTTCACCGCTTAATGAGCCTTTTGACTCTCTAACGCAAAGACCGAAAGTTACAACTACAAGGCCATTTGGTGCAAAGATTGCGGTTAAAGATGATCTGAAAAATACGCAAGACGATGAAAAGTTATTACAGACTTTGATACAGTTACAGGGCGCGCAAGAAACGACGACTTTAAGGAGTAAAATTGCTATAACTG gGCAATCATCAGACGAAGCATTAAAAAAGCTGATTCAGCAGGCAAAGCCGACAGGTATGGTGCAAGAAGCAACAAAAATGCCGATTGCCATCAGCACGGAGTATGGAAAGAGCAACGACGCGTTGCTGGCTGCTCTGCTAAAGGAACAAGGCTTTGGACCTACCACCGCCAGTTCTCTGGATGAGCAACTCCGCCTCGCC GCATTGCTCAATCAAGTGGTAGTGACGCCGAAAGCTAGACGAACGACgacgccgccaccgccgcctgCACCGAGAAGACCTATCTTGGACGGCCTAGCGTGGCTCTGGCAGACGTGGAGGGAAACGGGGTCAGGAACAGGAGCCAAAAGACCTAATAGAAGACCTGATCCCGCTCCTACGGCTTCGGTCTCTGCTTCCCAAGCAACGAGCAATAGAGTCAACTGGTTTGGCTCGGGCCCATTTGTAGGGAATGCAGACACACAGCCGACCTCAAACAGA